Below is a window of Arabidopsis thaliana chromosome 2, partial sequence DNA.
ACTAGCAAGTAATTAACAACCTAGATTTAATAAAACTATCGCATACTTGAGAGTCGTTTATACATTATAAAAGTAATACTTGTGATCATTGCGTTCTATATAAACAACTTCTATATAAGctgaaaaaaaactgataagaaaaaattaatacaatcGTAATTTGAATCcagttaaaaataatttggattCAGTTACAAAGATATGCTAAAAGCTATAGGTAatatttcgtttttatttGAATAGAAATGTAATAGTACTCGGTAATGCAGTAAATAATTCGACTATTTCCATGAAGCGACCaaaccatttctcatcatatGCACACACTCAGACAAATATATTGGTCAAATCACGTGCTGGGAATATGCGTACATTATAAATAGATTATAGCCAATCATTAGAACACATTATAACGTTTGAAATGAACGATTATATACGTATACtactttaaagtttaaaccaaaacaacaacaataaccaggaaaaaaagaacaattttgTTCCTAACTAAATTAGTGGTAATTATCGTTATAGGTTCTTTAATACTGGAGCGGATCATATTAAGAGATATATTTAAAGAGGTCAAATAATGAATTCATACATGCACACATAGATATATATGGCTATATGTAGTCGATCACCATATGATAAGATAATATAGTTTacattaacaagaaaaaagataatatagtttttttgcaTTTGCGACGTCGGCTTAACTTTGAGGAATCaacccaaacaaaattaaaagaaaaacacttgGTTCACAATATTTGTTAGGGCAAAATCATTGCACAAACACATTTATAGATATACGTGcatgtatatgtaaatattataGGATGGAGAAAAGGGacaaaagaaatagaagatgATAAATGCAAACAAACCTCCATAACTGTAATAACTAAAAGAGTATGGGAAGACCATGTGATCAGATTCACATGTTTTTCCTCCTCAGTGTCACACTCAGACTCAGACTCATCATCAGGTGTTTTTACCATTGGTAACTAACTTAGTTAACTATAACCCCATTCCATCAATTTTCATCTTcctttgaaaaacaaaattagaaataggGTATCCTCTAAGttagtatttttcaaataatatcaCTACTTTAAATTacaacaatcttttttttttttcatacgaTTACAACAATCTTTTTAAATGTCTAAAACTACCATAAACATAACTATATTAAAAACCgatacatataatataatgatATTATATTACTGTCATTGATGTGTCCCTATCAAGATTCAAACATGTATAATGCATGTTACCTTACTGTGTTGATGATTGGAGATGGCTAGTGCTTTGGTTTGTCGTCAATTAGCTAACTTAGGAGTGTTAGCGTGGTTTGTTTTAGTGGATTTTGGTCTGTGCTAGCCAACCTTGGGAAATGATCTTGGTAGAGTGAGCTAGcgcttttgttcttttggttCGTCTGTTTCCACTTTGAGAAAGCTCATGGTCGTATCTAAGAGATGCTTTCACATGTTGAGTGCGTGTTCATGATCTCTGGTTCAGTCTTCCCGGGCTACCGTGTTGAAagacttgtttttgtttggttttcaatGATTCGACCATCGCCGTTTGACATCTCGTTTCTTCCTCCTTGAGACGTCTTTTTGgaaattcttcaaaatcttttatCACTTCATTGATTCTGTAAACATTATTGTATTTGTTGATCGACGGACTGATTATTCTTTgttccatgttttttttttgtgagtcaatcctaatttttttcatttttaatgacATGTTCACatttttagcaaaaataaaataaaaagcctGGATTATTATCTTCGATACTGGATTAATTACTGCCACTTTTTTTCTCGTTTTGATTGATGTATTAAACATTAGTGTTAGTAAAATGCAAAAAGATCCTCCAAATTTGAACAATATCGCAAGGCCAATTATGAATCTCTGACCCAATAAGGGACTAAGGTTACAAAACTGATTACTAACGTTTGTTCTACATAGAGAAGTTTCTTGCCTTACAAGTAAAATACTGGCTGGCTTTAACctaaccaccaccaccaccctGAAGATAATTAACGTataagaatcaaatcaaaagaagagagcGATCCCTACACTTGAGCTCAACATGCCCTCTTAAAGCCTAGACGACGAAATCGATCAAGATTCTACAAATCGTAAAACTGTGCAAGGGATTACTATACAATTTCATTGCCAAGTAAATAGGTCTCATTCCTTCAGAAAGTGGAAGTTAGGGTTATCAGCGAGTTCCACAGCTGGTTTTACATTGGTAAAGTCTTTTTCTTGCATAGAGTTCGAGATTTCATCAGCTGCAAAGGGGATGCTGAGTTTCACCAAGACAATATTCAAGAGGTTATGGTGATGATGTTTGAACAATTTAGAGAAATTTAGGCGTATTGTGAAATCTTCAATACCTGGAATTATTGTCTAACAAGAAGGAACGACtgtcttcgtcttcatctGTAACTAGAAGTTTCAAGTTGGAAATCACCTGCACCCATAGATATATGAAGCCGATGTAGAGATTGGAAATATGTAATTTGGTTTATCTGAGAAATGTTGAGAGCAAACATACGTCTGGAGATACATTTTGATCCTCGTGATCATCAATTTTGCAGAGGGTACATATTCTATACAATTGCTGAGTACTAAGAGCCTGAGAGATTAAAGACAGATATAAAGATCATAAGATGAGGAATACAACAAATCCTAACCATTTTCCAGGcatgttttataatatttaaagaCTTTTTTCAGATCAGAGAAGCAGAGAGTAGTTACCGGGCAGAGGTTAGTCGTTAGATCATCATATGTAATTGTGGACTTCTGTTCTGTAACCTGGAAGAGGATTACGATGAAACATTCAGGAACGAGAAAGAAGCAAGAGTGTTGTGATGTTAATTAAGTTGATGTTATTTGGTTCATAAGAAACTGACCAATAGCACTAAGGCTTGTCTTGTGTTTTTGAGTTCATCCCAAGAAGATCCTACAAACTGCATTCAGGAGAACTTAATCGACAAGTGAAATCAAGCGATTGAAACTGTCTGGTTACTAGAATCATTTAAAACAACTGAACTTACATCTTCAGTTGCCTGGCTGCACCAAGACTCTAGTTCATTTAGCCAGACATTCACCTTCTTGCCCATGATGAATGTGCAGCATTCACGTTGCAGAAGGCTGCATTAGTTAGATTACAGCTTTAAGTTTATTGGCTGATGGTGGGTTAGGTGATTTATATTCGTTAAAGGTTGATGGGggaatgtaaatattttaccTGTTAAAGAGTTGAACGTTGATGTCTTGGAATGTTTGGCAGAAAATCTTCTGagcaagaaacagaggaacctgaaagaagaagtttgtcAGAGTGGAAATCTAGGAGTAAACAGAATCAAACACAATCTTTCATCCTCGAATACAGAAAAGTTCTTACGTAGTTTTTCTTCAATGTGCCGAGAAGCTGATTCAAAAGACCAATGACGTCTTGCCAAGTTTCCGTGGGTGAATTCTCCTCAGATGGTTTTGCCAGTGAATTCTCTGCGGATGGCTTTGCCTGTGGATTCACTTCGGATAGCTTTGCCTGTGAGTTCTCTTCAGATGGCTTTGCTGGTGAATTATCTTCAGAAGGCTTTGCTGCTAAATAATCTTCAGACAGCTTTCCTGATGAATTATCTTCAGACAGCTTTTCCGGTGGATTCTCTTCAGATGGCTTTTCTGGTGAATTCTGTTCAGATGACTCAGCTGATAAAGTCTCTGCAGAGAACTCATGTGATGAATCTTTCAGTCCCTGATCCATTAGTTGAGAACTAATAAGTGAGATGACCTTATCTAGCAGAGATCATGATCTGAAGGAAACCATAAATAGTTCTACCTGAATGCAGGACGAAAGCACAGGTGCGAGTTTTCTCTTCACATTCTCTTGAAATATCCCATATATAGTCTCAATGTAGGCTGTAAGCTGCTGCTTGAAAAGTAAAGCAGGATATCGAGCATCTACTTGTTGCACTACATCACCTGAAAGGCTGGCCGAGGAGGGTGAACGGAAACCCTAAACATATGGAAGTCATATTAGAGGAAATCCCACAAGACACGGAAACCCTTAAGTTAAAGCTTTATGGCCATTAGTATGCTTAAGGTATTCTTAGAGTCTATAAACAGGATTTTGTTACCTGTGTCATCctcccaaaaaaagaagttggcTGAGGAGGTTTCTTCGGACTTGCACCGGTTGTACTATGAGATTTCAAGCTTCTTTGAAGCAAGAACAGCAGTGTAGATGTGTTTGTTAGCCAATAAGCCAAATTGCTATCATCTTCTGGGTTCTGAAAGTATATCAACGCATATTGATTAAACCTTCTGAGAAGTAGTATTCAAGACGCCATATTTCCAATGATTCTTTGACCATAAACACTATAAAGCGATTACTATTTAAACTTCCAGGTTACCTCTATAGCAGAACCAAAAATAGGAACAATACGGTCAAAGACACTGGTTTTCTCTGCTTCGAATAGTTTCCAGTGTATGAGACATTTGTAGATTGTAAATGCTGCAACAGGCTTTCCGTGGCTGAAACCGACGTTTTTCGAAACACATTTGAGTAGGACGTCAACAAATTCCTGCATAATAACAACATGACATAAGTAATTGACCAATTCAAACAAGTATCACAGTACTATGACTGCTGTATTAGTTAGGCACATACATGGGGTTGTTGTTCAATCTGAGATCGTCTAAAAGACATTGCCCCGAACCTTCTTGATGGTATAGGAGCAAATGATTCCTGTAAGAAAGAGATTTCTATTATAATTCTATAGTAACAAAAACTTGCGAAGATGATTAAGTGTAAACAAGAACAATTCATCTAGTTTTCACTTACATGATGTCCGTTCTCCACAGGCTGGAAGAGGTACATGAAAACGAAGAGGTCAAGacttttcttgaaaatataatctatataAAGAATATGAGAAGTGGAAAATAGAGGGTTTTTACAGGTGGTCTTGTAAATGACACCTGAGGTGACATTTTCCGGGAAGCTGAATTACGTAGCGCTTGCTGCCGAAGAATTTTGTCTTCTGCTTCCATGTCAGATACCTTTTCCTCTAGCCTAAATTTAGGAGTAAATAAGTAATGCATACATAGATACtgttgaaaatgaaaataaatagcaaagaaaagattgaaacaTTGAAACTTTGGGAAAATAGAGAATGCAAATCGATAACCTTTGCATAGATGTTTTTAACTCGATTAGTTTTGTCTCTGTGTCCACAACCTGCTTAAGCCTCTCTTCACAAAGTCTACTTGCTTCCTCATACTTCTTCTCTGTGTCCACAACCTGCTTAAGCCTCTCTTCACAAAGTTTACTTGCTTCCTCAtacttcttctctgtttcgtCTATTTTCCTTTCCAACAAATCTACCAGATCCTGTAGAATTTCAATAAATTTAAGAGAGACATAACGCACAAACTTTTAATGGAGAAGAATACATTTTGTGGAAAACTAACATataaatctttgttttcagCAGCAAGTTTGTTGGTCATTTCATCATCAATCGAAAAATCTTCTGCTAATATCTCTTCTTTGAGCATCTGTGGTCCTTCCTTTTGCTCGTTTGGTGAATCATTTCCATCgttttcataattttcattCTCTAATGAACTCACAAGTGCCTGAGAAGAGTCATACTCAGAACAATGGGAAAAACAAAcctaaaacttaaaaagaatCAGGAGTGGAGCTATGTCACTGTAACTTTACCTTCAGACGTTCATTCTCTGCTGCAAGATTACTCAACATCTCATAATCAGATGAAGCACTCTCTTTCAATTGATCTGAGATGTTTGAGCTTGTTACGTCGTGCTTTCTGTCTAATGAATCgattttcttctccaatgtACTGACCAAAGCCTACGATACGTTGTACTTGTTAAGATATCAATTACCGAGAGAAAACattgaaatctcaaatgaaCCGCTTTTGCCACAAATCTGGGTCGTCTATCATAAAACAATATCTTGAAATCCTACCttcaatttttgattttcagcTTCGAGTTTGATAATTACACCTTGGTCAATGACGGGAACCTCCTGTTTTACTCGTTCTTCACTTAGCTTACTTGTTTCTTCATATTTGCTATCGGATTCATCAATTTTCCTTTGCAACGAGCTCACCAAATCCTTAGAAGTtagaaggaaaataaataagacAGAGAAACCACgatcatattttcaaaatctttatgACCTTACCTTGAGCTGTTCATTTTCGGCAGCAAGATCATTTGTCATCTCCAACTCCTTAGCAAGTTCTTCAAATTCTAGTTGCATATCTTGTAAAGCAGACTGCAACTTCAAAATCTCCTCACTTTTGGTTACTTGAGTTTCCCCTAGCTGAAGTTTCATATCATTTAAAGCTGACCGCAAATCTTCGACTTCTTGAGTTTTGACTTGCTCAAGCTCCATCTGCATCAGTAGGCAGATCAGATGCTTCACATAGAAAAGGgaaacatcaacaaaagatCTACTATTGCAAGTTCTGAGATGTGTACCCTCATTTGTTTCTCAAGCTCTAAGCATGAAGTGAGTTCTTCCACTTCCTTTTCTAGCTTAGTCTTAGCGTCTTGGAGGGCACCTGTTTCCTTAGCAGCCtggaagacaaaaaaatatcttaggAAATCTCAGGATACATTCGAATCTGTGAATTTGTACATAAAATTGACTATAGATCATCAACTTGAGCTCTCAAAAGAGAAccttaaaagattcaaaaaataCTGAGAGAAACTTCCAATCCACAAGTATACAATTTTTCAACATCTTGATGACAATCATGTTGAATATTCACGTACATCTCATGGAAGGTAGGATCGTATAAATTAGgtttagagaaagaaagagctTTTATTGTTAGCTAAGAGAGAAAGTCACCATTTTAAGCTTCCGCAATTCTCGGTGTGCAACTTTCACTCTCCAGCCACATTGAGTGGTAATCGCTGCTTTCTTCGTTCTCAAATACCGCCGTCGACACAAACATCTTCTGATTTGACTCTGTGGAATCAGTAACACACATGTTATTGATACACAAACAaattcaagtatttgatatctTTAAGATACGAAAAAGGAGAGATCTTTATCATCAATATGAGGTTTTAAACTTGCTTGAATAATAATCGCTGCTTTTCTCTTCGTCCTGTATTGAAATTCAACTCGAGCAGCCATTGCACGCAACCCAGACTGAATGGAAATAGCTGAAGCACACAACTTTTTAAATGCTGTCTGACATATATATGTCCGTGCCTGCTTCTGAATTCTCACAGAAGCAGCTTCTCTTCTCGTGGCCTTAAACTGAACGCGTGCAATATGTCCTGAAATGAGTTGGGAGAAGCCTTGTTAGACATGAAACTATATTTGACGCCAATAATCTACCCGACGAGCAATCGCATAGAACATGTATTACCTCTACAAAAGGCTTGGATTTCAGTTGAAGCGGACTGCAACAGCAGATATTTTTTGCGAGACAGATACGTAATGACTTTCCTCTGTATAATCCTTGCTGAATGCCCAAGAACTTCCGCTCGGTGAGCATCCAGTTCTGCCATCTGACCTGCCCTAAGAAACACCTTTGTCTTCCCTATCTgtgatttaaaaaatttaatgaatCTTGTGCAGTGTAACCAGGCAATATATCCGAAGTGGCATTGCCTGTACCCTTtgtatctctttttttggaaatCACAATGTAAAGGCAGCAATCCAGGAACTGTGTGATAAGTATATGGAAACGCACCTGAAAACCTTTAAGGTCCACTCTTGCTAGAAGCTTTTTGCAAGCATCAACTTCATCAAAGCTATAGAATATTAAGGCCAGAGAGAAAAGGTTTATATCAGTCTAAAACCTTAACGTCTATTTAACATTAGGCTAAGAATTTAACTGCAAAATATGTATTGGAGAATCTACCTTCTCTCCGTTGCCTCTGGGGCCAAAATTCGGAACCTGGTCAAAAATTCATTGAAAGGCTTTCTAGTGGGATATCCAGCACAACTAATCCTAATGGCTTCCATGACCCCCTGAGGTCAGAAAAGTATGCTTCACAACATCACGTAAAGACCGAAAAATTGTCGCAGTTGCAAAAAATAACAGTATATGGTTCTCTGAAACATTAAGCTTACCCCACACCTAAGTTGATGCAGAACATTAACGTTCTCAAATATTTCTGGCTTAAGAACGTTATTTGGCTTAACACAACGTATGTAGTGTGGCTCTGTGGTGTTCAACGTCTCGAGCAAAGATTGTAGTTGTTGCTGTAATTTATAACATGGTGAGAATCACCGGAAAAACAATATAAGAAGAATTTAATGAATTTAACATCATTAGTAGACCTTGAATTGAGAGCCTATTGATGAGAACTTTGATGATTTGGACGATTCCTCTCGCGATTTTGGGAACAACGATGAGACAAAGGAACAATCTGAAGAGTTCATGAGAGATTGATGTTCTCCAACAACATAATCTTTGTTCTTGTCTAAAAATAGTTCAGTCTGATAAGTGACCTGAAGTTGAACATCAATACAGTCATTACACCACATTGACATTTTTGCCATTACTTAAAGACAAACATTTAAGCACAAACTTCTGTAGTAAATTAAATCACTAACATCACCAGCATAATGGCAGATGGTAAAGTCTGTACGAGCCAATTTTGGCTTGGTAAAACGCTTGTGGCTACCAAATGTCTGGTATAGCTTTTCTGCAAGTGTATCATGTGTTGATCTTGGGAACATACTGTAGAGGCATACACAAACTCAGCCACTTATTgaagaagtaaaaagaaatCAGTGAAGAAAGAACATGACGCTTTGGTACATTACCAAGCCTCATCAAGAAGAGCAATAATTCCACCAGGTTTCTGACATTGAACAATTCTGTATTAGGTGCtagaaatcaataaatatgTATGAAACTGGAACTGCTAGAAAACGGAATAAAGATTCCAACACCACTCATTGTGATACTACTTACCTTTTCTATAAGGTCAAGGACATCTTGATTATCAATGAACTCTATGTAACTCCAGTCAATCTCTTCTTTAGTATATTCTTCTTGCTCCATCTTGAACACATGCTGTAGAAGAGAGGAACATATGCATGAATATGGATCAGCATAAAATTAGATcaatcaagaatcaaaaatatgaaaagaaccTCAGTCTCCAACCTGATTGAAATGCTGCTGCAGCTTCTCGTTTGTCAGGTTTATACAAAACTGTTCAAAACTGCAAAAtgtgaaaagagaaagacaacGTTGTAATTGTAACACAAGCATTAAAACTGCTATCAGTTGAACCATATAACAGCTAGGAACAATCAATTatgagaataataataatattgtcCCAGACCAGAAAAAAATCTCTAGCTAAGTAGCTAAAACTTAAGAAATCCAATAACAAACCATCTGCTCAATGTTTGAAGAAGACTAAATCAGAGAGCATATAGGCAGCCATGCAGGAAGCAGTATAGGGAGTTTATAAATCAACTcgaaaaaggaaattgaacATTTTGGTAGCGTACCGGTTAAGCACCTGTTTGTCTTGAAACTCTCAAATCCATAAATATCCAGGACTCCAATTATGTACTTAGAACTTGAGTCTTGGCCAATGGAATTATTTATCTTAGTCACAAGCCTGGGAGCAATAAATTTGTAAgctttcaaaactttatatcCCAGGATTGATAATAAGCCCTTAAGAAAGAAGCCGTTATTGTAAACCTACCAATCAAACAATTTAGAATAGACAATCTTGGCAAGAGCATCTCTGCTTAGTGCTGCACTACCGGGATCAAGAGGCTTTGTAATGCTTTCACCACGAGTCACCATCACCCTATTGCACAAGGAGTTCTCTAGAGCTTTCTCATCACACCTACCCAAAAAAGAGCAATCAGGGTTCTACCTCCCATTGACAAGAAACCTGTAATCCGAGAACACATAATAGTGAAGCATATACATGAAAAGTTTTGCAGCAACTTTTAGATGGAACCGGGATTTATCGTCCTTGGGTTCTGCACCATCTGATTCTTCGCTCTTTGCAAACTCAATGTTTCCTAGATGAAGGATAGCAGCAACTACCCGAAAGATTGCATCCTACAAAAGTAAAATGTAAGAAGAGTTATCCTCATTGCTGATCATGtcaatgaaaaaacaaaaggtacCTGTTCTTCAGGACTAATTCCAACAACGTCCATAGCTTTCCTCGTAGCTAGGTATTCTTTGGAATCATCAATTGCATCCAATGCATGGCAATTCGATTGATTTAGGTAGTGAAATGTGCTTGGTTTCCCTAACTGATACCGCTCAGTTTCCTGAAATTTCAGAACAGAAGCTAGTTTTCAGTATGAATCCCATATATGGCCAAGCACTGGACATACAGAGCCTTCATATGTTCGACCTGATGTAAACATACAAGGGACCATGTTTACCTGTTCTGGCGCAGCGCAAAGCATGTAAAAGCAATGATAGTTTCTTTCAGGATCAGAAACTTGACAAACTCGTGACCTCTCCAGCAAATATGTTCTAATAGCAGCTCCTGAGATTCTTCCCATATGATTGAACTGAATCTCCACAAATTTACCAAAACGACTGCAATATGAGATTTGCCTACATATGTCAAGGTTGACTTCAAGAACATACATAAACttgaaaaatcaagaaatgtgAATGACATTCCACCTTGAATTATTGTTTCTGACGGTTTTTGCATTACCAAAAGCTTCTAAAACTGGATTTGACTGCATAACAGGATCATAATAcgagaagaataagaagataTCTACAGAGAGAAACTCAGTGAGTCTGTCTCTAGTAAGAATGTAGATGCATTGTAAACAGACTATCTACCTCCAAAACTTGCTGTTCGACAGATCGTCCTTCACTCTCAGCTTTTCCACCCATGTATGCAAGATATTGCATGAGCATTTTTGTGCTCTCTGTCTTCCCAGCACCGCTTTCTCCACTCACCAAGATCGCCTGGCTTACTCCCTCGTTGatcatttttctaaatttatattcTTGATGATGGTGaggcccaaaaaaaaatgatagtgCAACATTAGTTAAAGTTTCATCTATGCAACAAAAGATTACCTGTATGCAGAATCAGCAACAGCAAAAGGATGTGGGCTTAACTCGCCAAAATCTGTGCCCTTATATTGCTCCATTATCTCATTTCCATATAGGTGGGGTAATCTTTTAAAGGGATTCACAGCTATCAGTATATTCCCTGTGTATGTCTGTAACCATCAAGAAGAAATTAGCTTGCTACAAACACTTCAGAGAAATATTAATGATATTGCTATAACTGTGCAGTAATTTTCAGCAAAACAATGGTAGAGATAATCATAGAATTCATAAGTGGGTGTaatgaaagaaggaaaactGACAAGAGTTACATGCTGAAGCGtacatatatttcatttgCATTGTATCTGGCTTTTAGATTGAGAAGAACCCCTGGTTCATGCAAATACGCAAGCTTTGTCATGTCGTCCACACCAAGCTCAGGAAACTCAGGATCCTTGGGGTGGACAGCATTAACCTTTGCCACAACCTACAAACAAATGCATCACAAATATGAGCAATGTATTCTTAAGGTACCTTAAGAACTAACACATTGTCTCGTTGCTTTGGAGAAAAGGGACTAACCGTCTTGGTTTGGCAATTAACTTTGATCTCTTGACCGTTAGCTTCCACAACTTCTCCATCTAGCCAGGCTTCATCTGGATCTTCCACCCAGACCTGTGACCCCACAGTTACCTT
It encodes the following:
- the XID gene encoding myosin XI D; its protein translation is MVWKHQLIGFSGIFSNVSPASVKVTVGSQVWVEDPDEAWLDGEVVEANGQEIKVNCQTKTVVAKVNAVHPKDPEFPELGVDDMTKLAYLHEPGVLLNLKARYNANEIYTYTGNILIAVNPFKRLPHLYGNEIMEQYKGTDFGELSPHPFAVADSAYRKMINEGVSQAILVSGESGAGKTESTKMLMQYLAYMGGKAESEGRSVEQQVLESNPVLEAFGNAKTVRNNNSSRFGKFVEIQFNHMGRISGAAIRTYLLERSRVCQVSDPERNYHCFYMLCAAPEQETERYQLGKPSTFHYLNQSNCHALDAIDDSKEYLATRKAMDVVGISPEEQDAIFRVVAAILHLGNIEFAKSEESDGAEPKDDKSRFHLKVAAKLFMCDEKALENSLCNRVMVTRGESITKPLDPGSAALSRDALAKIVYSKLFDWLVTKINNSIGQDSSSKYIIGVLDIYGFESFKTNSFEQFCINLTNEKLQQHFNQHVFKMEQEEYTKEEIDWSYIEFIDNQDVLDLIEKKPGGIIALLDEACMFPRSTHDTLAEKLYQTFGSHKRFTKPKLARTDFTICHYAGDVTYQTELFLDKNKDYVVGEHQSLMNSSDCSFVSSLFPKSREESSKSSKFSSIGSQFKQQLQSLLETLNTTEPHYIRCVKPNNVLKPEIFENVNVLHQLRCGGVMEAIRISCAGYPTRKPFNEFLTRFRILAPEATERSFDEVDACKKLLARVDLKGFQIGKTKVFLRAGQMAELDAHRAEVLGHSARIIQRKVITYLSRKKYLLLQSASTEIQAFCRGHIARVQFKATRREAASVRIQKQARTYICQTAFKKLCASAISIQSGLRAMAARVEFQYRTKRKAAIIIQSQIRRCLCRRRYLRTKKAAITTQCGWRVKVAHRELRKLKMAAKETGALQDAKTKLEKEVEELTSCLELEKQMRMELEQVKTQEVEDLRSALNDMKLQLGETQVTKSEEILKLQSALQDMQLEFEELAKELEMTNDLAAENEQLKDLVSSLQRKIDESDSKYEETSKLSEERVKQEVPVIDQGVIIKLEAENQKLKALVSTLEKKIDSLDRKHDVTSSNISDQLKESASSDYEMLSNLAAENERLKALVSSLENENYENDGNDSPNEQKEGPQMLKEEILAEDFSIDDEMTNKLAAENKDLYDLVDLLERKIDETEKKYEEASKLCEERLKQVVDTETKLIELKTSMQRLEEKVSDMEAEDKILRQQALRNSASRKMSPQKSLDLFVFMYLFQPVENGHHESFAPIPSRRFGAMSFRRSQIEQQPHEFVDVLLKCVSKNVGFSHGKPVAAFTIYKCLIHWKLFEAEKTSVFDRIVPIFGSAIENPEDDSNLAYWLTNTSTLLFLLQRSLKSHSTTGASPKKPPQPTSFFGRMTQGFRSPSSASLSGDVVQQVDARYPALLFKQQLTAYIETIYGIFQENVKRKLAPVLSSCIQGLKDSSHEFSAETLSAESSEQNSPEKPSEENPPEKLSEDNSSGKLSEDYLAAKPSEDNSPAKPSEENSQAKLSEVNPQAKPSAENSLAKPSEENSPTETWQDVIGLLNQLLGTLKKNYVPLFLAQKIFCQTFQDINVQLFNSLLQRECCTFIMGKKVNVWLNELESWCSQATEDFVGSSWDELKNTRQALVLLVTEQKSTITYDDLTTNLCPALSTQQLYRICTLCKIDDHEDQNVSPDVISNLKLLVTDEDEDSRSFLLDNNSSIPFAADEISNSMQEKDFTNVKPAVELADNPNFHFLKE